One window of Trinickia caryophylli genomic DNA carries:
- a CDS encoding PAAR domain-containing protein: protein MADQESERNMKQLIAKAGDGIGPVMDTHTVANAETGETQPMSFVFDGTFDPSTLVAKVRVNGMAVATIQSKVRNQQLHIPPPSDTFTLPPSNMGEITRCGIKVRANGNNVARATDQCRTCTEVPQTPPPGVQVRQPAGVYIGTPTPGDD from the coding sequence TTGGCCGACCAGGAAAGCGAGCGGAACATGAAACAGCTTATCGCCAAGGCGGGTGACGGAATAGGGCCTGTGATGGATACCCACACAGTCGCCAATGCCGAGACAGGGGAGACGCAGCCCATGTCGTTTGTCTTTGATGGGACATTCGATCCCTCCACGCTCGTCGCGAAAGTCCGGGTCAACGGAATGGCGGTGGCGACGATCCAGTCCAAGGTCCGTAATCAGCAACTCCATATTCCTCCTCCATCGGACACCTTCACGCTACCGCCCTCGAACATGGGGGAGATCACGAGGTGCGGCATCAAGGTGCGAGCGAACGGCAACAATGTGGCGAGGGCGACCGACCAGTGCAGAACGTGCACCGAGGTCCCGCAAACGCCGCCACCCGGCGTGCAGGTCAGACAGCCGGCGGGGGTTTATATCGGAACACCGACGCCGGGAGACGACTGA
- a CDS encoding GPW/gp25 family protein, with translation MLVDNDFLGRGWSFPIGLSTSGRLRWSTGEEKIRQSILIILRTVPGERVLMPTFGCRLGELVFAPDSNATRALAQAYVNEALRLWEPRIEPPAVTVDVDPKAPNVLQIAIDYVVRTTNRAGNLVYPFYLK, from the coding sequence ATGCTGGTCGACAATGATTTTTTGGGCAGGGGATGGTCTTTTCCGATTGGACTTTCGACGTCCGGCCGATTGCGATGGAGCACGGGGGAGGAAAAGATTCGCCAGTCGATCCTGATCATCTTGCGCACGGTGCCGGGGGAGCGGGTGTTGATGCCGACGTTCGGCTGCCGCCTCGGCGAACTCGTGTTCGCGCCGGACAGCAATGCGACGCGCGCGCTTGCGCAGGCATACGTGAACGAGGCGCTTCGGCTCTGGGAGCCGCGCATAGAGCCGCCAGCCGTTACCGTCGATGTCGATCCCAAAGCGCCCAACGTTTTGCAGATCGCGATCGATTACGTCGTGCGAACGACGAACAGGGCGGGCAATCTCGTCTATCCGTTCTACTTGAAGTGA
- a CDS encoding phage tail protein — protein MTNSNASTLTTVPSSYLGYLPACYADNADTDAATGVPLGAFYLKIFEKLLSGLADAGELEEANRKLDPTVASRAGVRELLAANVIGNLFYPRWSFLFTGDTTFMPKLSGETSSQKKQAEFDTLASYVGMPRYTGGRTAASPIEVWARAFLEWLGATVGFPVDKNWSIDDSRKLIAQAFAFGRARGTPMGMEWLLNACLAANTPAFKDVTAEPITVADCVRPTLIVRDEDAQAKPAFHLRDSYPDPREAVVISDEVGPKIVRTGIDIEVDDTQLVAYVPWRFEVDVTFSLGPSATAPEEKAAVQAYYRALCVVLDTAKPALTTYVVNFAVTGGGGKHNYSLRGRSPTHAQN, from the coding sequence ATGACTAACAGCAATGCGAGCACACTGACCACCGTTCCCTCGAGCTACCTCGGTTATCTGCCGGCCTGTTACGCCGATAACGCCGATACGGACGCCGCTACCGGCGTGCCGCTCGGAGCCTTCTACCTCAAGATATTCGAGAAACTGCTTTCGGGGCTTGCCGATGCAGGCGAGCTCGAGGAGGCGAACCGCAAACTCGACCCGACGGTTGCTTCTCGAGCGGGCGTACGCGAGTTGCTGGCCGCGAACGTCATCGGCAACCTGTTCTATCCCCGTTGGAGCTTTCTGTTTACGGGCGACACCACGTTCATGCCGAAGTTGTCGGGGGAAACGAGCAGCCAGAAAAAGCAGGCGGAGTTCGATACGCTCGCGAGCTACGTGGGCATGCCTCGGTACACAGGCGGGCGCACGGCCGCTTCTCCGATCGAGGTCTGGGCGAGGGCGTTCCTCGAGTGGCTCGGCGCGACGGTGGGCTTTCCGGTCGACAAGAACTGGTCGATCGACGATTCCCGAAAGCTGATCGCGCAGGCGTTCGCGTTCGGGCGGGCCCGCGGTACGCCGATGGGCATGGAGTGGCTGCTCAACGCCTGCCTCGCCGCGAATACGCCCGCGTTCAAGGACGTGACGGCTGAGCCGATCACGGTTGCCGATTGCGTGCGGCCCACGCTGATCGTTCGCGACGAGGATGCGCAGGCGAAGCCGGCGTTTCATCTGCGCGACAGTTACCCGGACCCTCGGGAGGCTGTCGTGATTTCGGACGAGGTCGGGCCCAAGATCGTGCGTACAGGTATCGATATCGAGGTGGACGACACTCAACTCGTGGCGTATGTCCCGTGGCGGTTCGAGGTCGACGTGACGTTTTCGCTCGGACCGTCGGCAACGGCCCCGGAGGAAAAGGCGGCGGTGCAGGCCTATTACCGCGCCTTGTGTGTCGTCCTCGACACGGCTAAACCCGCGCTGACGACCTACGTCGTGAACTTCGCGGTAACCGGTGGTGGCGGTAAGCACAATTACTCGCTGCGGGGACGTTCGCCCACGCACGCACAGAATTGA
- a CDS encoding baseplate J/gp47 family protein has translation MSTPIFDQRTASAYFADALALARMYCPEWGLPDDDGINVDAVAQDPGLVLLKLFSLLGQGLANVQNAIPMQRQLALYRFLDMTLRPAACASVPLWFSLASNKPSMLLPKGTAVLDSSTRRVRFETDADLQVLPTALCAALRVTPRLDRYQDMQALWAGGEPAAIFPGGGLRDDGADFGHALLLGDGVLFKPGSAASRMTLTLRGQRLAPAYFQRWYDGALSPLPVTVWGSADATLCTIEFASMPNAAAQTVAALHAALSLRAGRSLDLADPSFADDMSTPIYWLVCEPAADAGVVPALDGYLPRIETAWCDFGMLSALPQQAAVNGIGIDLKNGAYAFGRTPAVNDCFSIRCDCAFAQPGVPITMTLTVSPPTTQHQATVEWQYWNGAWCPFAQTGDSYRFVDETQDLTASGTISFVCPRMSQTTVVGSQGLWIRAMLTSGDYGDSTTGFDPPFVQSMVIEYASGGTPASVWAHNAFQLDAQIVAPYEPYRPLADEGAALYLGFDAPGLLAYGLGQQLTLYFDVEPADEHLGTSDAGQWQWFDVSNGAWQPLAIDVADVGLARSGALTFSVPAGLRAAAFFSQTACWLRVLCPRRRHPLRLRGLYPNAVGGSNRSICRNEVLGSSNGQPGQQFALSQVATTAAGASQVLLEMGSDAQYAVEVQVVEPASPDSTVIGSASPQQRIAYAWSRADSFVGHGPDERIFVVDVISGAIVFGDGHHGKIPPPGANNVIATCYATTLGAGGNVAAGELAVLYNATTGILHVTNPVSAHGGADADRVVDLVGSGPGLVRANDRAVTAADAEALARVASAAVARVRAIEHAVAPMLAQEAAASPISLQPNNGPAQPAQRVIGHWPRLELVVLAASNDPEPLTPMSTLDDVLTYVRARSTPALAARTTARRPSFRRIDVAVVLETNAPKSAWAPLKAEIGAQLTRFLHPVRGGPAAKGWPIGEPMRYPAVRAFLLASNTTVTGVMALALCGLTTDVPLAPYEAPAAGAIDVRFLEAAQS, from the coding sequence ATGAGCACGCCGATCTTCGATCAACGCACGGCGTCCGCCTACTTTGCCGATGCGCTCGCTCTGGCCCGGATGTATTGCCCGGAATGGGGGTTGCCGGACGACGACGGGATAAACGTGGACGCCGTTGCGCAGGACCCGGGCCTCGTCTTGCTGAAGCTTTTTTCCCTGCTGGGGCAAGGCTTGGCTAACGTGCAAAACGCCATTCCGATGCAGCGTCAGCTCGCGCTGTATCGCTTCCTCGACATGACGTTGAGGCCGGCCGCATGTGCGTCGGTGCCGCTTTGGTTTTCGCTCGCGTCGAACAAGCCCTCGATGCTGTTGCCGAAGGGCACCGCTGTCCTCGATTCGTCGACACGGCGTGTTCGTTTCGAAACCGATGCCGACCTCCAGGTTTTGCCGACTGCGCTCTGTGCGGCCTTGCGTGTGACGCCACGGCTCGATCGCTACCAGGATATGCAGGCGCTATGGGCGGGCGGCGAGCCCGCCGCGATCTTCCCCGGTGGCGGGCTTCGCGATGACGGAGCCGATTTCGGTCACGCTCTGCTCCTGGGGGACGGCGTGCTTTTCAAGCCCGGTTCCGCGGCGAGCCGAATGACCTTGACGTTGCGGGGACAACGGCTCGCACCCGCGTATTTCCAGCGATGGTACGACGGTGCCCTGAGCCCACTGCCCGTCACGGTATGGGGATCCGCCGATGCGACGTTGTGCACCATCGAGTTTGCGTCCATGCCGAACGCCGCGGCACAGACGGTTGCAGCGCTGCACGCGGCGCTATCGTTGCGTGCGGGGCGCTCATTGGATCTGGCGGATCCGTCCTTTGCGGACGACATGTCGACGCCGATCTACTGGCTTGTCTGCGAGCCTGCCGCCGACGCAGGTGTGGTTCCGGCATTGGACGGTTATCTGCCTCGGATCGAAACGGCCTGGTGTGATTTCGGAATGCTCTCGGCTCTGCCGCAGCAAGCGGCGGTCAACGGGATCGGCATCGATCTGAAGAACGGTGCCTACGCGTTCGGCAGGACCCCGGCAGTCAACGACTGCTTCAGCATCCGCTGCGATTGCGCATTCGCGCAGCCGGGCGTGCCGATCACGATGACGCTGACCGTTTCGCCGCCGACGACCCAACATCAGGCAACCGTCGAATGGCAATACTGGAACGGTGCCTGGTGCCCCTTTGCGCAGACGGGCGATTCATACAGGTTCGTCGACGAAACGCAGGATCTGACGGCAAGTGGAACGATTTCGTTTGTTTGCCCTCGCATGTCGCAAACCACGGTTGTCGGCAGTCAGGGCCTATGGATTCGGGCGATGCTGACCTCCGGCGATTACGGCGATTCGACCACAGGATTCGATCCGCCGTTCGTGCAGTCGATGGTGATCGAATATGCGAGTGGCGGTACGCCTGCCTCGGTATGGGCGCACAACGCGTTTCAACTCGATGCGCAGATCGTCGCGCCTTATGAGCCGTATAGGCCGCTGGCGGATGAGGGAGCAGCCCTATACCTCGGATTCGACGCACCGGGCCTGCTTGCTTATGGTTTGGGCCAGCAGCTGACGTTGTATTTCGATGTCGAGCCGGCGGACGAACATCTTGGTACGAGCGACGCTGGACAATGGCAATGGTTCGACGTGTCGAACGGAGCGTGGCAGCCGCTCGCGATCGACGTTGCCGACGTGGGACTGGCGCGCAGCGGAGCGCTCACCTTCAGCGTGCCTGCCGGGCTGCGGGCGGCCGCGTTTTTCTCTCAAACGGCATGCTGGCTGCGCGTGCTGTGTCCGCGTCGCAGGCATCCGCTCCGGCTCCGCGGTCTTTACCCGAATGCCGTGGGCGGATCCAATCGCAGCATCTGTCGCAACGAGGTGCTCGGCTCGAGCAACGGGCAGCCAGGGCAGCAATTCGCGCTGAGCCAGGTCGCAACGACGGCCGCTGGTGCCAGCCAGGTGCTTCTGGAGATGGGCAGCGATGCGCAATACGCGGTCGAGGTGCAGGTCGTGGAACCGGCGAGCCCCGACTCGACCGTCATCGGCTCGGCCTCGCCTCAACAGCGCATCGCATACGCGTGGTCGCGCGCGGACAGTTTCGTCGGACACGGGCCGGACGAGCGGATTTTCGTTGTCGACGTCATCTCCGGTGCGATCGTCTTCGGAGACGGCCATCATGGCAAGATCCCGCCGCCCGGTGCCAACAATGTCATTGCGACATGTTACGCGACGACGCTCGGCGCGGGCGGGAACGTCGCGGCCGGCGAACTTGCGGTCTTGTATAACGCGACGACGGGGATCCTCCATGTCACGAATCCGGTGTCCGCCCATGGCGGCGCCGATGCCGATCGTGTGGTCGATCTGGTGGGGAGCGGCCCCGGGCTCGTGCGCGCAAACGACCGCGCGGTGACGGCGGCGGACGCTGAGGCGCTCGCCCGCGTCGCGAGTGCGGCCGTAGCGCGCGTGCGCGCGATCGAGCATGCGGTAGCGCCCATGCTCGCGCAGGAGGCTGCCGCGTCGCCCATATCGCTTCAGCCGAACAACGGGCCGGCACAACCGGCGCAGCGCGTCATCGGCCACTGGCCGCGGCTCGAATTGGTGGTGCTGGCCGCATCGAACGACCCGGAGCCCCTCACGCCCATGTCGACGCTGGACGACGTGCTGACTTACGTCCGCGCGCGCAGCACCCCGGCACTTGCCGCACGCACCACTGCCCGGCGGCCGTCGTTCCGGCGCATCGACGTAGCGGTGGTGTTGGAGACGAACGCGCCAAAATCCGCATGGGCCCCGTTGAAAGCGGAGATTGGCGCGCAATTGACGCGGTTTCTTCATCCCGTGCGTGGGGGCCCGGCGGCAAAGGGCTGGCCTATCGGCGAGCCGATGCGGTACCCGGCCGTTCGCGCGTTCCTGCTCGCATCGAATACGACGGTAACGGGCGTCATGGCCTTGGCGCTGTGCGGACTGACGACCGACGTACCGCTTGCGCCGTACGAGGCGCCCGCGGCCGGTGCGATCGACGTTCGTTTCCTCGAGGCGGCGCAATCATGA
- a CDS encoding phage baseplate assembly protein V, with protein sequence MSAQLRLELAPVTSLDDPLRLGRVQVTFADGLVSDWLQLASPFAGPGYGMFALPQTDAHALVAFATDDRSIGYVMGFTWDGKAKPLVDDPEKQQQVWIVRTKNKSITFDDSESSSIEITDEKQNLVRIDTKKSEISIVSQGDMSISAKGTITLQGDKIVVKGTQNVTIEGNEIDLNAQEG encoded by the coding sequence ATGAGCGCGCAACTGAGGCTCGAGCTGGCGCCGGTCACGAGCCTCGACGATCCACTGCGGCTGGGCCGCGTTCAGGTCACATTTGCGGACGGATTGGTATCGGACTGGCTCCAGCTTGCGAGTCCATTCGCCGGCCCGGGATACGGCATGTTCGCACTGCCGCAAACGGACGCGCACGCATTGGTGGCGTTTGCCACTGACGATCGCAGCATCGGCTATGTCATGGGCTTTACCTGGGACGGGAAGGCCAAGCCGCTCGTGGACGATCCCGAGAAACAGCAGCAGGTATGGATTGTCCGAACCAAGAACAAGTCGATTACGTTCGACGATTCGGAGAGCTCGTCGATCGAAATCACGGACGAAAAGCAGAACCTCGTGCGCATCGATACCAAGAAGAGCGAAATCTCCATCGTGAGCCAGGGAGATATGTCGATCAGCGCCAAGGGAACGATAACGCTGCAGGGGGACAAGATCGTAGTGAAAGGCACCCAGAACGTGACGATCGAAGGAAACGAAATCGATCTGAATGCGCAGGAAGGATGA
- a CDS encoding translocation/assembly module TamB domain-containing protein, with product MDTNAISRVAYFSGEALLTDDFRDEQRYHKQMREQLSQGVFTAGVMEGLDVEWTFGQAQLTVRAGKALDSAGRLIVLTQDASYPGASPVGAFIDGSQNYLIISYAQALDQYVSNTYGDGYKRWVEQPQIACVQDYDPDDADVLLAVISVSGGAIQSVYYNYGQYMRRHVGAVLQSVAFVDGSDMSPDPAPMAVAATAPGRLSIKAPQIDLDGAVTAQMLTANGTFTGNFNGSFVGDGSGLTLPSSNYWTRDGNGLYYEEGNVCIGDADTSGAHLTIRQGNVGPKVATGLISLQDDGTVVGYQTQFLSEVKVGQVLTYDYVPAQTATIANVISTTEVEIDARFAIDLGPAPYAIRHANDAAVAGPGLVYASGTTVTCEGGTFPQGLLPGDKLVIDASTENSQKTLRVQQVISDTQLKVVGMSPGTATGNGPKLSAFSVTPSVLLAAGGVHPADANLPEALSVAQNGGGARVPNSVGVNVEGGALSGNNALEVRGACSISRWPVDPTNAAPLLTVGATAAEPLRGLSVTDNGSAASVPRTVSINVDTIDAQYALDVSGPCRVSSLEVTSAGSLKAASEIDADKIGPYTPDGSIEVTSDLVIDKTIKGSGANALKVAGDLEVTGNETVDGTLNVTGPLNVTGGISGKLQNPIPGPLTINGAFQVTGGSTTADGDLFVHGNLHVNGALSTDAMSVKKIGALADQVFEVTDDGDLNMAGTLAIGSAGNRNFLVSPGGEVTINSSGKLSVGGGFMVAPDGPLRCFGRAVTRKKRIQLDASDFLQGTAVTDGYIVVDVNADDTQFGAAEIIATVSPAEGDSYALRAAAIVGTTLGRGGAGTTVPIATGSTCTFDARTTSGKPVYADVSITWIPLGSGGFTNLESWGS from the coding sequence ATGGACACGAATGCGATCTCCCGCGTGGCGTACTTCTCCGGGGAAGCACTGCTGACCGATGATTTCCGCGACGAGCAGCGCTACCACAAACAAATGCGCGAGCAGTTGAGCCAGGGGGTGTTCACGGCGGGCGTCATGGAGGGACTCGATGTCGAATGGACTTTTGGCCAGGCGCAACTGACCGTGCGTGCGGGCAAGGCGCTCGATTCCGCGGGGCGACTGATCGTGCTGACGCAGGACGCGTCTTACCCGGGTGCCAGCCCGGTCGGAGCGTTCATCGACGGCAGCCAGAATTACTTGATCATCAGTTATGCGCAGGCGCTCGACCAGTACGTGAGCAACACGTATGGGGATGGCTATAAGCGCTGGGTGGAGCAACCCCAGATTGCCTGCGTGCAGGACTACGATCCTGACGACGCGGACGTTTTGCTCGCGGTGATCTCCGTTTCCGGCGGTGCGATACAGAGCGTCTACTACAACTACGGTCAGTACATGCGGCGCCACGTTGGCGCAGTGTTGCAATCGGTTGCGTTCGTCGACGGGAGCGATATGAGTCCCGATCCCGCGCCGATGGCCGTGGCAGCCACTGCGCCCGGCCGGCTCAGCATCAAAGCGCCGCAGATCGACCTGGACGGCGCGGTGACGGCGCAAATGCTGACGGCCAACGGCACCTTCACGGGCAATTTCAACGGATCGTTCGTGGGAGATGGTTCGGGGTTGACGCTGCCATCGTCGAACTACTGGACGCGGGACGGCAACGGTCTCTACTACGAGGAGGGGAATGTCTGTATAGGGGATGCCGATACCTCCGGGGCACATCTGACGATCCGGCAGGGCAACGTCGGTCCCAAGGTCGCAACGGGGCTCATATCGTTGCAGGACGATGGCACGGTCGTCGGCTATCAAACGCAATTTCTGAGCGAGGTGAAAGTCGGACAGGTTCTCACATACGATTACGTACCCGCGCAGACTGCCACGATTGCCAACGTCATTTCGACGACCGAAGTGGAGATCGATGCGAGGTTTGCTATCGACCTCGGGCCGGCGCCATACGCCATTCGGCACGCAAACGACGCTGCGGTAGCGGGCCCGGGTTTGGTCTACGCGAGCGGCACGACCGTGACGTGCGAGGGCGGTACTTTTCCGCAAGGCTTGCTGCCCGGGGACAAACTCGTCATCGACGCGTCCACCGAAAACAGCCAGAAGACGTTGCGCGTCCAACAAGTGATCAGCGATACGCAATTGAAGGTCGTCGGTATGTCGCCCGGCACCGCGACGGGTAATGGCCCGAAGTTGTCGGCATTTTCGGTGACGCCATCGGTGTTGCTGGCCGCCGGGGGCGTACATCCCGCCGATGCGAACCTTCCGGAGGCGCTGTCCGTCGCCCAGAATGGAGGCGGCGCACGCGTGCCGAACAGCGTCGGGGTCAACGTCGAGGGTGGTGCGCTGAGCGGCAACAACGCGCTCGAGGTAAGGGGGGCGTGCAGCATCTCGCGTTGGCCTGTCGACCCGACGAACGCTGCCCCATTGCTGACGGTCGGTGCAACGGCGGCGGAGCCGCTCCGAGGGCTCAGCGTGACCGATAACGGCAGTGCTGCCAGCGTGCCGAGAACAGTCTCGATCAACGTCGATACGATCGACGCCCAATATGCACTCGATGTGAGCGGCCCGTGCAGGGTCTCCAGCCTGGAGGTCACCTCGGCTGGCTCGCTCAAGGCCGCCTCCGAGATCGATGCAGACAAGATCGGCCCGTATACGCCCGATGGAAGCATCGAGGTGACGAGCGATCTGGTGATCGACAAGACCATCAAGGGAAGTGGTGCGAACGCGCTCAAGGTGGCCGGTGACCTGGAAGTGACAGGTAACGAGACCGTCGATGGAACGCTGAATGTGACCGGCCCGTTGAACGTGACCGGGGGCATCAGCGGCAAACTTCAGAATCCGATCCCGGGGCCGCTCACGATCAATGGCGCATTTCAAGTGACGGGCGGCAGCACCACTGCGGACGGCGATCTTTTTGTACACGGAAACCTGCATGTAAACGGGGCGCTCAGCACCGATGCCATGTCGGTCAAGAAGATCGGCGCGCTGGCGGACCAGGTCTTTGAAGTGACGGACGACGGCGATCTCAATATGGCTGGGACGCTGGCTATCGGGTCGGCTGGTAATAGAAATTTTCTAGTTTCACCGGGCGGTGAGGTAACAATTAATTCCAGTGGAAAGCTATCTGTTGGAGGCGGTTTTATGGTTGCTCCGGACGGACCACTGCGTTGTTTCGGGAGGGCGGTAACGCGAAAAAAGAGAATTCAGCTCGACGCCTCCGACTTTTTGCAGGGCACGGCGGTGACCGATGGTTACATCGTGGTGGATGTCAATGCGGACGATACGCAATTCGGTGCCGCGGAAATCATCGCCACGGTCAGTCCGGCCGAGGGTGACTCTTATGCACTGCGCGCTGCGGCGATCGTAGGTACGACGCTCGGCCGCGGCGGAGCCGGTACGACTGTACCTATCGCGACGGGGAGCACGTGTACCTTTGATGCACGCACGACGTCAGGCAAGCCCGTCTATGCAGATGTGTCAATTACATGGATTCCATTGGGTAGTGGTGGCTTTACAAACCTTGAGAGTTGGGGGAGCTGA